The genomic interval tctgttcaaagatggttatgtggcccagtccacgatttgttactaatatacagtactaatattttgtgtaatttaattatttaaagcaTACCTtatagtcgtaaatccattactgtaatgcgtccatgaaaacattttatgttttcacgtcaataaggcgttttaaataagcgctcccatcaggggggacatttcacgcggggcagcaatttttcggcacacactgacccgttgtcgatcaggtttcattttacaatcaggacaacggtgacgctcagctgaccaaatgtcggtttatattcgggccggtgtcgattttgggtaccgactcctcatcgtgacataaactggagtatgattggaaattttgtggtctcgggacgagctctgacgcacaggACGGGactggacgggaggaaacatcggtttgggcatcaaatatggatctggcgactggatcgaccaaagtttttccaaataacggcttttatgcaactcacccaatgagtttacagcgtctgaaagcaccggggcttccttaATTTgccagtgaatccacctttagaaactacgatcactgacaatacggacacacaatgacggacaatatggcggcacaacacagcgatcacgtgattgtgtgacgttggtgattggggtctatatcaataaaagttgtaaagcaggggtccccaaactacagcccgcctccacatATGGTCCGGCCCCCACACAATAccggagagcattttgaatttttttttttcctcaatagtgttatttatttcctggcctttttctgtgaagaactcagagagggttatttggttattatctatttaattaatagtgttattatttttattatatttataaatatattatatattatatttattattattatattattattatattatttttattctatttacttttgttccgtgaagaatccataaagggttatttgattgtggctttctgaaaaaccatAAATTTTtagatttaggcactcctgcaatcgtcacactttttctgttacaaactgatccccgcccctcatcagagaagggaaaagttatgtggcccttacaggaaaaagtttggggacccctgtggtaaagcaataaaactgcaacaaaaatgaacaaaaaaacttttatttttacaatgggTCGAAAATtagtttttgaacagatcatgtgagtaGCAACTTAGACAGTCAGAAAAATAtttaagaatatatatatatatatttgcgaattatgtttttctttgattaaaaatattttttttgattgaagcaactttttgggtgattaaatggtttagacacaaatgtcctactcatGATATGGCCCAaatacaaaaaggattgcttcaatcaaagaaaacttttgaatgaaaaatgaagagttcaaatgcaaacttttcaatctcaaatactttttcgcattcaaaaactttttcaacgattgatttttaaaaaaaaaaattttattgaagtgaattttctttttgaaaatatacatatttttttaagcaacttattttttgtttgaataataaagacaaaaatgtcctagccaaaatgtggccataAACACGTATCGAAATTACattaatcaaaaaagttgcttcaattaaaaaaaaaacaaaaaaaaaaaacgacttcaatcaaaaaaagaaaaaaaaaaatcaatcaaagaaaaatagctttcacatgcattttgttttagtttcaaatttatttttgcattcaaacacattttttttttttgattgaagcgactttttttggttgaaaatatatatttcgattgaagcaactttttttgattgaataataaagacacaaatctaccttcatatggctctgcccggggtttacaatttttgactgggataactacattggcacgaccccgactggcgtaccatattcaatggatgacgatcttcgcaaaaagtattgcctaaccaGCCTgaattagaattcccctcaagaatgatgggaaacaaaaaaatgctcattgtcaacttattatcgtacatattcttgtaagttaattttatttctgacactgcgtttcggggtcatcaacatgttgtggcccacctgccccaaaagtcaaactccgcctatgcttcaGCTCTGAGCATTTCTTGAGCCGCAGCACAAAGTTTTAAGACATTCTTACAGACAGAGGAATGGCTCTTATACCCTCTCCCTGATGTCTTCCTGTAGTTCAGAGATAGTTATTGATATCCCTGCAAACACTTGGTCTGTCTGGTGGCCCCAAAGGAAGAAATCTGGGATGCTAAGGTCTGGACTGTGAGATGCCCACTCAAAATCAGTCTTGAGACTGATCCCACCGCCTTCAAAGTTCTCTTTTAACCAGTCTCAGGTTATATTGTAGGTGTGGTAGCTGGCTCCATCTTGTTGGAGCCAGAACCAACAATAAAactgcaatttttttcattgagattttttttagcAAGAAATGACACCAATAGCGGTGTGGTCATCCTGTGTATAAGCCATTTTATGGACTATAGAACATAGATAGATCAGTGATGTGTTAACCCTTCATATGGCAAGTGACAATTTtcgattattaaaaaaaaaaaactctataAAGATCTAGTCATGGACATTTAGAAAACCAATGTAGCCTTTATAACTGAAAATATTCTCAATTTTGGATGCCAGGTCTCAAACATAATCATATGTTTTTATCATTCATAATCATTTATTGgatttttgtatatatttttcatgaacaaacaaaaattataaattaataaaatgttaattaaaaCATCCAgggaataaaaatgaataaaaacagaaatacactctgtTTATGGCCCAACATAACGcttgaaaataatttttattttttttatttcatagaATTTAAACTAGGGCCCCATAAAGAGTTAAATAAACAGTATACTGCTTCAGCTGCTGTGAGAGTTACATTTATTTGTACAAGAAGTGCAAAGTGTCAATAGTTCAACCACTACCTGTGCTATTGGTGAAGATGTCTAGTTCAATTACTCTACTCAGGCTAACTAAGCCAGTATCTTAGGTTTAATCCTATTTCAGTCGCAACAGATATGAAGCGCCCCGTAGAGTCTATAAGGTGGCTATGCGCTGTGGTTGCTCCTAAGGAAAATTAAGTCGTTTTATCTCAACCCCCTAAATTTTCAAGTTAAAGTTATGGCCTTGACTTTACCTCGCAAGGTTCACAAGGATGCTGGAGCATATCCCAGATAAATACTATAAGCAGGAGGCAGGGTAAACCCTGAACTTGTTGCCTGCCAATCGCAGATAAAGACAAACCACATTTCACACTCACAGTAACAGCTATGGAGAATTTAGAGTATCCAATCAGCCCACCACACATGCTTTTGGAAGGAAACTGAGTTCCCAAGGAATCTCCACGCAGACACAGGtataacatgcaaactccaccaaTAAAGGCCAGAGGATTGAACCTTCAACATCAGAATTGTGAGGCGAACACATCAGTCAACCACTGTGCtaccacattttaaaaataatatatattttacacATTGGTGGAAAAAGGAGTTAGTGGGAAAAATTGCCACATAAAAATGATGCATTTGTATATTTTATAGAACTGAACACATCTGATTTTGCAATGAATAGTCAATCAtgtcaaaaattaaaatgatggAATTCCACAAAAGGttgaaaaatcaaataaattagTGTCTTCAAATAGTAAACGCATTTTCAATCCTgtctcattttttccccacatttttattgtattttttccttAATTTATGAAAAATTCTTTTATTCGTCTttcgtttttttcatatttaaacaTATCCTACACAAAaacctaaaaatgaaaaagcagGTGAAAATTAGAAGCAAAAATATTGTTAGCAAAGTTACAATGACATCAACCGAATGATAAACTATTGAGGACATTTTGTTGGACTCTGCCTTCAGATGACCGGCTCCTTTATGTCGTAtaacatattcgatccaaaagacTGCCTGGTCCATTGGTTTCATTGGCTGATCCCTTTGCAGCCTCGAGAGCCTTTGCATGTTTTCCCTGTATGATGAGTTGTGAAGAACATTGAGAagtgcatcaacaaaaatgTGCCTGTCGAGCATGACAATATCCACATTTTCTGCTCCTCCCTTTGCTCGAATTCTGTTGAGATTATCATGCTGATCAAAAAACAACGGAAGTCCTACGATTGGAACTCCGTGATAAATGGCTTCTTGGACCCCGTTAATGCCTCCATGAGTGACAAATACTCTTGTTTTAGGATGAGCCAAGAGGTCGTTCTGTGGTAGCCACTTAACCAGTAATGTGTTGTTTCCCAGGTTGGCAGGTTTTGGTCCTAAATACCTCCATATAACCTTCTGAGGTAGTTGGGCAAAGGCTGCGGCTATTTCTTCAGTCATATCTTCAGGAAGTGTCCCAACTAGAGTTCCTAAAGTCATTATAACAACACCGTGATCTCCAGAATTCTGGACGAACTCCTCTAGGTCAGCAGGGAGGTGCTTTGGAGGCTTGCACTGAAATCCACCCATGTAGACGATATTTGGCAACGTGGGTCGAGGGAAttcaaagacaaaattgtttCTCATCAACCATATATCAGCATCCAAAAACAATGTTGTGTAATCCACATCAGAACCAAAATAATGCTTCACTATCGGCTTATAGTGAGGTTCTGATATGAACTTCGTTGTCAAATAACCAAAGGTGTAATATAGGACATTAAAGACTCTTTGAGAGAAGGTCATCTTATCAGTTAATTGTGCAGCAAGGAAAGGAGTGTAGGCAAGAGGGGAGGGGGCAATGATGTCGTGAGATTCACCTAGCAACGTCCATCTAACATTGTAAA from Corythoichthys intestinalis isolate RoL2023-P3 chromosome 5, ASM3026506v1, whole genome shotgun sequence carries:
- the LOC130916166 gene encoding UDP-glucuronosyltransferase 2C1-like — protein: MIKSDVITFTLLFMQLSCGFGGKILVFPLDGSHWINMKGIIEVLHAKGHEITVIRPSGSWYIAEKSPHYMSVNLPGQEGFKEQFEQFVSLQLETMLQQRSLTLLPRIWSKFQNEFVTLRQFSLFHEAHCKTVVQMFEDETQMQSFRNAKYDVVLTDLGVGGGAMLAKLLKVPLIYNVRWTLLGESHDIIAPSPLAYTPFLAAQLTDKMTFSQRVFNVLYYTFGYLTTKFISEPHYKPIVKHYFGSDVDYTTLFLDADIWLMRNNFVFEFPRPTLPNIVYMGGFQCKPPKHLPADLEEFVQNSGDHGVVIMTLGTLVGTLPEDMTEEIAAAFAQLPQKVIWRYLGPKPANLGNNTLLVKWLPQNDLLAHPKTRVFVTHGGINGVQEAIYHGVPIVGLPLFFDQHDNLNRIRAKGGAENVDIVMLDRHIFVDALLNVLHNSSYRENMQRLSRLQRDQPMKPMDQAVFWIEYVIRHKGAGHLKAESNKMSSIVYHSVDVIVTLLTIFLLLIFTCFFIFRFLCRICLNMKKTKDE